CAACCCACGGATCGGGCGAATGTAAAGACCCGATCAGCGAATCCCCACCGTCATCGATTGTCTCAAGTTCTGCGGAACAGGCCTCGCACTCACGAACGTGCGTAAACATCTCGTCGCTTGCATCGTCCGGCAAACGGCCAAGTACATAGTCTTGCAGTACTTGGATCGGTGGGCATCGAGTTGGCGTTTGGGTCATCATTGTATTCTCCTTAAAGGTCGGTCACATTGGTAGGGGAACTCTCCAAGGCGAGCTTCGCTAATAGATAAACGCAAACGTCTGACAGCATTTTGCCAAGTTCAAAGAAAACTTCTGGTGCCTCCGAACATCCAACGCTTTCGACGGGTGGGTTGGCTGCGGCACAGAACATGGACCCGCAGGCTTGGAACAGGTTGGTGACCACGTTTGGGCCGATCGTCTATCGCTGGTGCCGCGCGTCGCACGTGCCGATGTCCGACGCCGCCGATGTGGTTCAGGAAGTTTTTTCCAGTGTAGTGCGCGGGATCGGCAATTTTGAAAGACAAAAAAACGCAGGCAGCTTTCGTAGTTGGTTAGCCACGATCACTCGCAATCGTACCGCCGATTACTTTCGCCGCGCCGCGAAGTCGCAAGCAGCCGTGGGCGGCACCAATGCGATGAATGCTCTCGAGCAACTTGCCGAATCCGTCGATTCCACGATCACGCCTGAGAGCATCCAAGGAGCATTCACGCGGCAACTACTCACGCAGGTGCGCGTGGAATTTGAAACCATCACTTGGACCGCTTTTTGGTTGACCACGATGGAAGGCAAGTCCGCATCCGAGGCGGCTGGGGCGACAGGTTTGTCGCGGGCGAGTGTCTACCAAGCGAAGTCTCGCGTGCTGCGCAGGCTAAGGCAGCGGCTTTGCGAAGTCGAGAATGTTCATGGCCAATCGAGTGACAAATTTTAATAGTGCGTTTTTGTGAAGGTAGCGTGCCACTAAATTCCGTGAAGAACCCCCTGGGGGAGGGCGGAATCGAATTGTCAACGAAAAATTAATGTTTTTTTTCCGAAGGGTGTCAATCTAGTTCATCGCCGCTAATTCCCCAACGGAATCACAATCGTCGCGACACAGCCCGCCAAGGCTGGCGTCAATTGGAGGGATCCGCCATGCAAGCGCACGATTCGGTCGGCGCGGCACAATCCGAGACCGAGTCCGCGCCCCGCTTCGCGGCCAGAGTAGTACGGGGACATCGCCATTTTCGCAGCGTTCGCAGAAATTCCCGGGCCACTGTCGGCAACCGAAATCTGCACTTGAGCACGATCTTGCGTCACATCGATGCGAATAGTTCCATCAATACCGATCGCTTCGATCGAATTGCGGACCAAGGCTGCGATTGCTTCGCCGATCATCTCGGCATCGCCCGTCACCGACATCGGTGCACCATCGACCGCGCCGGCCAATTGAATATCTACGCCCAAACGCTCGGCAATTTCCGCCAGGGACGAGATGACCAATTCCACCCGCTCTCTGAGATCAAACTCGCTGGGCTGGATCGGCGTCGGATTGGCGTAGAACATGAGATCCGCAATCATGGCATGAGCGCGCGACGTCTGGTCTACAATCCGTTGCACCGAATCCGAGAGCTCAGCAGTTACGCGTGTCTGCAACGCTTGAGCGCGAGTGGAGATATTTGCCAGCGGGTTGTTTATCTCATGACTCAAGCCGTACGCCAGTGAATGAGCGAGTTCGCGTTTCGCGGTTTCGACCGCGACAGCAAACATCTCATTACGAACGTGTTGATTGTCATCACTGCGAATCTGCGAAGCGATCGCGAGGTGCGCGTCGGCGAACTCCTCAACAGCAAACCGCGAGTCCTCGCCGGAATCTCCGTCTAACTCAACCGAATCAGCAAGTGGATTTCGAATACCGATCGCCGTAAACCATAAGTCTGCCTCGCTAATCCATCGGCCGCGCGGGAGCAATTGAAAATAGTCATCGAGCTCGGCCAAACGTGACAGCTGATCTGTCGCGGCCGCGCCCATTGGTGCAGCCAACCAGTCCGTGTCACGCCATAATGAACGTCCATGCCGACACCACCAATCGCCCAACTGCGTGAGCGTGGTCGATCCAGCGCAGCAGACACCATCACAGGACGCGGCTGCGAGTGTGAACATGAACAGTGCCGGATCGTTCGCTAACGATCGGCGTAGTGAATCCCCAGCCGACACCGCCGGCTCACAGGCGACAGCGCCATTGATCGCAGCAAATGACGTCGTCTTGAACGCCAGCCAACCAGTGCTGCCGCCATCGCGGATGGGTGGTAACCATCCGGAGTAACGCGTCGTCGCAGGCATTAGCCATTCACGCCACGATCGATGTCGAGCAATTCACAAGCTCGCATGACCAGGTCGTCAATTGAAAACGGCTTTTGCATGAAATCGTTTGCACCAGCGGCTTTCAATCCATCCACCTTGCTGTGCTCGACCATCCCCGAAATGCACAAGATTTTCACCGTGTCCATCGATGGATCGCTGCGCACCCGCTGGCAGACTTCCTTGCCATTGATGTCGGGTAACATCACGTCGAGTACCACGAGATCCGGGCGAAACTCCTTCACACCCATCCCGGCGTCAAAGCCATTGTTGGCCGTGCGAATCTCGAAACGACCGTCGCGTTGGAAACCGTCTTGCATCAAGTCGACGAGATCTTGGTCATCGTCGACGATCAGTAATTTTTTCTTGCCGCTTTCCAGAGCGTCGGTAGGAATACCATTGTCCTTCATGAACATATACAGTTGTTCACGAGGAATGCGGCGGAACTTGCTACCGGGAACTCGAAAGCCCTTGAGCGACCCGTTGTCGAAGCAGCGGATGATCGTTTGCTGGCTTACTTTGCAAATTTTTGCAGCTTCGCCAGTCGTAAATACAGTTTTCTTGGTCATGGCCGGAACCATCCTCCCTGTGGGGTAGTACCATTACCTAAAATATAGTGAAGGCTTAGGTCTCCCACCTTCACTGCGTCACTTCATTTAGCAAAACCACGGGCACGATGCACTAGCACTTATGCCATGCAGTCGAGCAAGTGTCCCTAAATGCTTGCAGAGCATGCAAACCGCTTAAACGGGCGTATACCTCGCTCAACCTGCAGGCACCCTGTCTTCACTGGCTTGCCACACCGCATGGATTCTAACGATTTGGCAAACTGGGTCAAGATTGATCACCCCGCCATCTGACCAGATCCCGCGAGAACTCCCACACAGAGCCTCGCGGAGCAACACGCCGGTTCATGGCGCGCTGCTGGTACGCATCTGCCAAAATAGCGTCAGGCCCGAAAATAACCGCCCGCGATGAAACTCCAGAGGCGCGATGAAACTCCAAAGGAACGTCAAATGACGAGCGATAGCCCCACCGATACCGCCACGACTTGGCCACCCCAGTGGATCGACGCCTTCGGCCCCATGTTGCGTTTCGATTCCTCACCCGACTCGATCATCGAGCGACACGGACCTGAACCTGCTGGCAAATTGCGAGGGTTCGCTTCAGCGATTCCATCTGCTGGGCAACCCCGACGCACAGTTGGCGCAGGAGATCGCATCATTCCTTCATGTGCCACTTGTTAAAACGCGGTGCCCCGCAGAGTACTATCGGTCCTCAGATGCCAACAGCGACGCCAACGTCACGAATGCTCAGCGGACCGATCGCTGAGTTCAACAAGCGACTGGGCAGGGAGGTTCGGGCCGACCTAGTCGTGATATGGCCGAAACATGCTTTGGACTCTTGGGAATCTCTTGGACTCCCGGGCAAATGCAACGATTTGACCGCGAACCGCCGGTCCGCTTCGTCTCAATTACGAACCGGCCCAAGGAAGGGAAATCGTCGAGCAATTTGAAATGCAATTTCCTCTGGGCGACAACACTCTCCCTCACGATTAGCTTACGATCTGCACTTGATCACCTCTGGACGCGATTCTGAATGAGACTCGTATGATGACCGTATTTCGGATTCTATTTTGCTTAGTCGCGGCCTTCACTGTCGACCTGCAGCAGTCGCATGCTCAAGACGGCACGAGCCCGCAGATTACTCCCGAGCAGAACGCGAACTGGGCGCGACGCGGCTTTTGGCAGACCACTCGCGGTACGCCTGTCTCCGATGGTTGGCAATTTCAGAACGGCGAAATCACGCTTGCGAAGCCACGCCAGGGTGGCAGCATCGTCACCCAACCGATGCCACCCAACTTTGAACTTTCCTGGCAGTGGAGAATTGAGGCAGGCGTCAACAGTGGCATCAAATACCGAGTCCGAAAATTCGGTAAAGAACTCTTCAACAACAGCATGCTCGGTATCGAGTATCAGATCATTGACAGTGAGCCCCATAGCACGTCGAAGGGTTCCACGGCGTCGATCTATGATCTGGTTGAACCCCAACGTCAGAAAACGCTACACCCCCCGGGCCAGTGGAACAGTTCTAAGATTATCGCCCTCGGCGACCAGATTGAGCATTATCTCAACGGTGAACGGGTCGCGTCGGCCACCACAGTCGGGCCCGAGTGGGACACGATCGTCGCACTCAGTAAGTTTGGTGGCAGCGTTGATTTCGGGCGTCCTCAAGTGGGAGACCGATTCATGTTGACTGATCATGGCGGCAAGGTTACCTACAAAGATTTTCAATTTATCCCGCTGGACGCGCCGCCAACTGATACCCCGCCTCGGACAGGGCCGTTTTTGGCAAACGCAACACGCAATGGCTGGGCCGACCAACACAGCATCGTGATTTGGACCCGGACCACGCGGAACTCCGAGATGCTGACTGAGGGAAAGCAGTTCGTCGATATTGACCAGAAACTTGCAGGGCAGCTCGCCAAGCAGACGGACGCAGACAAATTGCTCAGCGTGCAACTTCCCGAAGGAACGACATTGGATGAGATGTTTGGCGCATGTCCCGGGGCGGCAGGGCGTGCTCGACTGACCTACTTCCCGATCAAGCAGCGGCATGCCGCGAAGCAGACACGGTGGATTACAACCTCTGCCGAGAGCGATTTCACGGCCCAGTGGAAGATCGAAGGGCTCAAGCCAAATACGGAATATGGAACCGTTGTCGAGGCACAAACGCTCGAGGGTCAGGCATCGGCAGTCGTGCGTGGTGCGTTTCGAACAGCTCCCCCAGAAGAGAATCCGCAGAACCTTCAGTTCTGCATCACAACTTGTCACGACTTCATTCGCCGCGATGATGGCCTCCAGGGTCATCAAATCTATCCTGCGATGAACAAATTCAAACCTGACTTCATCGTCCATGAAGGCGACATTGAGTATTACGATAAACCGGCTCCATGGGCGCTGACTAAGTCGCTGATGCGGTTCAAGTGGGGACGGATTTTCTCGCTTCCGAGCAACCGCGATTTCTACAATCGAACAACCTCTTATTTCATCAAAGACGATCATGACACGCTCGCCAACGATTCATGGCCCGGCCAATCCTATGGAGCAGTGACGTTTGAAGAGGGTGTCAAGTTATTCAATGAAGAGCAGTTCCCCACCAAAAACGAGCGTTACAAGACAATACGCTGGGGACGTGACTTGCAAATCTGGATTCTTGAAGGCCGCGACTATCGCAGCCGCAACGATATGCCGGATGGACCGGAGAAATCGATCCTGGGCAAGAAACAAAAAGCGTGGCTGTTCAAAACACTGGAAGAATCCGATGCCAAATTCAAATTGATTTGCAGCCCAACTCCCATTGTGGGTCCAGATCGCGCCAACAAGAAAGACAATCACGCCAACGACATTTTCGCTTACGAAGGCGACCAGCTACGCACGAAGCTGTCGGCGACTCCAGGGGCAATCGTCTTCTGCGGAGACCGCCACTGGCAATACGCGTCGGTCGACGAACAGACAAACCTGTGGGAATTCGGGTGTGGACCGGGTAGCGACAAACATCAATTCGGTTGGAAACCCGGTGATGAGCGTCCGGTCCACCGCTTCCTCCGCGTCGATGGCGGATTCCTATCGGGCGAGTTGAAGTATTCAGGCGACAAAGACGAAACCTCGACGCTAACGATCTGTCATCGTAGTGTGACCGGTCAGAAGGTCAGCGAGTTTCAGTTCCCCATCGAACCGTAATTGAAGTGTCGGTATGCACCTCATCGAGGCCGAGTCAATTTCATGAACTTCCTTTCAGAGCTTATCTCGCTCCTTGTACGTTTCAGTTCCGCATTTTCGATCGTGGTTCTATTCTGCTTTGACTCTTTCGCCGAAGACGTGTCGCCACCGACGTTCGCTCGCCACCCACTCACCTCCGATTACTATTGCGACGGTATTAACCACGGCGACTTCAACCAGGATGGCGTTGCAGACATCGTAGCTGGACCGTTTTGGTATCAGGGGCCGGAGTTCCAAAAGAAACACGCGATCTACCAACCCGTTGTGCAGCCACGAGAACCGAGTCCAACCGACAGCATGTTCTCGTTCGTCGCCGACTTCAACGACGACACGTGGCCCGATGTGTTGGTTTTAGGACGCATCCACAAACACGCCGCCTACTGGTATCAAAACCCGGGAGCCGACGGCGGTGTATGGGAAAAGCATTTCGTTTTTGAAAAGATTCAAGGCGAATCCCCAACTCTCATCGACATCAACCGCGATGGAACGCTTGAGCTGATCACTCACTGGCAAGGACGGTGGGGATGGGTCGCTCCGGTGAGCACGGATTCCAAACAACCATGGCGTTTCCATCCCATTTCCGAGCAGGGCGACTGGAAACAGTTTTATCACGGGACAGGCGTGGGCGATATCAATGGCGACGGGCGTCGTGACTTGATCATTAACGATGGATGGTTCGAACAACCCGCAGACGCAATGCAGATGTGGCCATTTCACGAATTTCGGTTCGGTGAAACGGGCGGAGCACAAATGTTTGCAAGCGACGTCGATCAGGACGGTGACAACGATGTCATCACCAGCCTCAACGCTCACGGGTGGGGATTGGCGTGGTTCGAACAAGTCAAAACGAATGGCGAAACAGACTTTGTCAAACACCTCATCATGGGCAGTCGTGAAGAGGAGGCTCAGTTCGGTGTTGCCTTCTCACAGCCTCACGCATTGGATCTGGCAGACGTCGACGGGGACGGACATGTCGATATCGTGACCGGCAAGCGGATGTGGGCGCACGGTCCCACGGGCGACATCGAACCGCAGGCACCGCCGGTCTTGTACTGGTTTCGTTGGACCCGTGACGCTCAATCGGAAATCCGATTTGAGCCCCACCGGATAGACGACCGCAGCGGAGTGGGGACGCAAGTCATTGCCGCTGACGTGACCGGCGACGGTCACGCCGATATTTTGACCGTGTCAAAGCTAGGGGCCTTTGTATTCGAGCAAGCAACTCGTTGACCGGACCAACAGAGTGAATGAGGGACAGGCAAGGGTCAGCTGGCTTTACTCGTCACATGCATTGGATTCTCAAGGCGTTCGCAGAATGACGATGTCGCGGATACAATACCGTCCGAGGTCCAGATGTGGCTTTCGTGAATTGGTCACGGTTGCCGGGAGGACGCGTGCCTGAACGTCCTATCCCCGACCTGGTTCCCAATTTCGTGATTGAAGTGCTCAGCCAGGGCAACACGCGAGGCGAAATGGCCAGAAAACGTGGGGAGTATTTTCACGCTGGGGTCGAGTTCGTGTGGTTGATTGATCCGCGCAGTCGGAGTGTCGCGGTCTTTAAATCAGCGGACAAATTCAGGCTCATCCGACTAAAGCGTTCGCAGAAGGCTTTTTAGGGCCCATTCGAATTTATCGTGGGTTTCGCAGCGGTGAGCCAAGTGTGGGGGATTCTTAAGACATCGCGGTGGCGTCCGAAATTCTCCAGGCCAATGTCAACCGATCTCGTTTCGCGTGCGGAAGAGGTGCAAGTAAGCTCAGTCGCTGAGCGATTTGCCAAGCAATATCTTGGTTGCACACGACCCGAAAAGTGTCTTAGGCTGGGACTGCCTTCAGCGTTATTTCTGCTACGCCCTCCCTCGTTTCGGACGCCACCGCCATGCCTCCCAAATCCAACATGCTGGATCTGCCCACGATAATCCCGGATGGCCCCTTTTTCTCCACTCAGGAAACACTGCTACATTCAATTTAAAAATGCTATCAATCCGACGGAATCGTCTTCCGCCCCCATCCTAGAGTGAAGTGAAAACGGCAAATTTAGTCTGATTTCACTTGTAGAACAGGAGGATCAGGCCATTGACGCGTCCGCGATCTCGTTTCGGTGAGTCGGCGCTCGCTCGGGATGATGGTCCCAAGCTACCCCCGACAAATTGACAGGCATTTGGCTTTTTGGCACCAAGTGCGTAGAATAGAGCCCTCCCACCTCTGACGCCCCCACCTCCTTCTCCCCCGCCTGAGAAAACTCCGCACCGCTATCGATTGCGATGGCCACGGCGGATGATGCGCCATGAAATTGCCCCCCTTCACCCTACTAGCGATCGTTTTGTCGCTCGTGATCCATCCGCTGGCGCGAGATCTCGCCGTGGGTGCAGATCCTAGCAGTGGCAACGACGAAGCTCCTGAGATGCTCCTAAAAGCTGGCGGCGCCATTTTTGCTGCAAACTGCGCCAGCTGTCATGGCGAACATGGTGAGGGCACCGCCGACTACTACCCTGATCCGCTGACCGGCGACGCGTCCATTGGTGAACTGGCTGAAATCATCACTGATACGATGCCCGAGGAAGATCCCGATCAGTGCGTTGGCGCCGATGCCGAGGCGGTCGCCGCCTACATCCACCACACGTTCTACAGCGAGGCCGCTCAACTTCGAAATCGCCCACCCCAACTGGCTCTGCAGCGATTGACGGGCGACCAACTCCGCAACAGTCTGTCGGATTTGTACGGACGGTTTGCCAACATCCGCCGTGATAAGTGGGAAGAGCGAACGTCGCAGCAGGGCTTGGAGGGGAAGTACTATACAGGCACGAAGTGGGATGATGAAAACCGAAAGATCGAACGCATTGATCCTGTGCTGGATTTCGACTTCGAACTCCACGGGCCCCAGCATGCCGACGGCAGCGATGCAGGAATCAATGGCGAAGAATTCCACGCGCATTGGCAGGGCGGGGTGCGAATCGAAGAGACCGGCAGGTACGAGATTGTCGTTCGCAGCACCACATCGTTCACATGCTCGTTTGGGCACGATCGCAATCAGCTCATCGACAACCACGTACAATCGGCTGGACGCAACGAGTTCCGTCGTTCCATGTTGCTGACCGGCGGTCGAACCTATCCGATCAAGATCGATCTGAACCAGCGAAAACGCAAGGGTGAAACCCCACCCGCGAGTATTTCACTGTCATGGGTACCGCCCGGTGGCGTCGAACAGATTTTACCGGCACGGAATTTGGTGCCGGGCTGGGTTCCCGCAGCTTTGCGTTTAGAAACAAGCATGCCGCCGGATGATCGCACCTACGGATTCCCACGCGGTATTTCGGTCGATCCAGTCTGGGACGAGGCGGTGACATCGGCGGAGTTGGAATTTGCAGATTCGGTCTGCGAAGAATTGTGGCCCGACTATCGAAACCAGCATAAGCGAGAAAAGATCGGTCACAAAAAACTGTTCCAGCAGTTTCTCACTGAACTGATCGCGGTGGCGCATCGTGGCGTCCCCGACCAAGTAGCTGCGGACCGCATCATTGATATCGCGATGACGTCTCATGTCGACGAAACCGAGCAGATTCGGCATGCCATTCTGTTGGCCCTGAAGTCGCCCCGGTTCTTGTATCCGACGTTGGATGCTGACCGCACGGAGTCCCAGCGAGCAGCCAACCGGATTGCGTTGACGTTATTCGACTCTCTGCCCGCTGACGGTTGGCTGATCGATCAGATCCGCAAAACACCTTCAACAGACGAAGATGGACGACGTAATTTAGCTAGGGTACTCGTCGATGATGCCCGCACGCGAGCGAAACTTCGCGAGATGTTTCATCACTGGTTAGAAATCTCGTCCGCCGACGACTTGCGAAAAGATGAGGAGGAATTCCCTGGATTTAACGCCGAAGTGGTCAGCGATCTGAGAAGCTCGCTCGACGCGTTCATCGACGCGGTCGTGTGGAGCGAGGCGAGCGACTATCGTCAATTGGTGGCTGCCGATTGGACGCTTACCACACCTCGACTGGCAGATTTCTATGGCGAAAAATGGCAAGCCGATGATAGCGATCCGGCAGCCGCAAAGGCAGCCAACGTCGCCTGGGCCAGCGACATGTCGCGAAGTGTCTCCGACGCAGAGGTTCACGTAGGTGTGCTCACCCATCCCCTCGTCATGGCGAAACTCGCCCATCACCGGACGACCTCGCCTATTCATCGGGGCGTGTTCTTGGTCCGACATGTCATGGGACGCGTGCTCCGGCCACCAAACTCAGCGTTCACGCCACTCAGCCCCGACCTGCACCCAGACCTCACCACCCGCCAGCGAGTGGAACTGCAGACCAGCCCAGATAGCTGCCAGACCTGTCACTCAAAAATCAATCCACTCGGCTTTGCCCTCGAAAACTTTGACGCGGTCGGGCATTACCGTATGATGGAGGGTGATCGACCGATCAATGCCCAGGGGGGATACGTCTCTCAAGCTGATGAACACGTTGAGTTTGAATCGGCGCGGCAACTCGGTGATTACGTCGCCCACAGCACCGACGCTCAGTCAGCCTTTGTGGAACGAGTGTTCCAGTACTTCGTCAAACAACCGATTGCCGCCTACGGCACCGACCAACTCGAAAAACTCACTCAACAGTTCCAAGACTCTCACTTTAACATCCGTGAACTTCTGGTTGAAATCGCCGTAATCAGTTCCCGCCCTGCGCCCCAATAGCGTCCACATCACCCTTTCCTAGAGACGACGGAAACAATTGCGTTTGGCAGGCCGATACGGGCCACCTGGACGCTAACCCACACGGCTCCTGCATTCAGCATTCTCTCCCACCTCCCCCTCTCCCCCGCCCAACCATGCCCACCTCACGACGACGCTTTCTTCAGCAAACCGGTATCAGTGCCGCTGCGGCTCACTTTGCGATGAACCTGCCCAGCCTCGCATGGGGTGCTGAATCAACCAACCGCCAACGATTGGTGTTCGTGTTCAGTCCCAATGGAGTGATCCCTGATCACTTTTGGCCGACCGTCGACAAAAAGGAGAATGAAGGTGAATTGGAGTTCAAGCGGATTCTTAAACCGCTCGAACCGTTCCGCGACCAAACCGTCACCATGCATGGACTCTGCAATCAGATCCAAGGCGATGGCGATGGACACATGCGTGGCATCGGTTGTCTATTGACTGGTGTGGAGCTGTTTCCGGGCGACATTCAGGGCGGCAGCGACACTCCGGCGGGCTGGTCGCAGGGCATCAGCATTGACCAGTTTTTGAAGAATCAATTGCAAGCTGATGCAAAGACCCGAACGCGGTTCGGGTCTTTAGAATTCGGTGTGATGGTACCCGATCGCGCCGACACCTGGACGCGGATGTCCTACAGCGGGCCGAACCAACCGGTCGCTCCGATCGACGATCCGTACAAGATGTTTGATAAATTGTATGGCCAAGCCAAAAATCGTGAATTGCTCGCCAGCGTCCTCGATGACCTGACCGATGACTTCCGCACGCTCGAAAAGATGGTCAGTGTGGAAGACCGTCAGCTGCTGCAACAGCACCAGGCGTTGGTGCGTAAAGTTGAAAAAGATCTGCAGGTCGAGTTAGCAGCTAAGTCAGACGCGATTGGTCACGCAGTGCCTGAACTGCCACCGAACGTGGAAGACCAAAACGACAATATGCCTCAGATCACGCGGATGCAGATCGAACTGCTGGTCAATTCGTTTGCTGCAGACTTTGCCCGCATCGCTACCTTCCAAATCACCAATAGCGTCGGCAGTGCCAAAATGCGTTGGCTCGACATCGACGAAGGCCACCACGCGTTGTCGCACGAACCCGATAGCAATGAAGACTCCTATGAGAAATTAATCAAGATCAATACTTGGTATTGTGAGCAGGTCGCTCATCTGGCCAAGCGATTGCAGGAAACACCGGAACCGGGCGGCGAAGGCTCCATGCTCGATCACACGACCATCGTGTGGACGAACGAACTCGGCAAAGGCAACTCGCACACCCGCAACAACATCCCCTTTGTGTTGGTGGGCGGTGGGCTCGGAATTCGTGGCAATCGCGCCATCGATTTCAAGAAAACATCGCACAACCGATTCTTGATGACACTCGCCGAGCGCATGGGTTTCCCACAACCTTCCTTCGGCAATCCCGATTTCTGCGGCGATGGCGTACTGACCGGGGTGTAAGTCGCTGCCCGGCACCTCCTACCATGCCAGCTTGGTATTTGGCACTTGGCCACTGAGATGCTGCGAATCCAATTCCGCCTGCACAGCAGGCTGCTGTGCAGAGCGGTCTTTCACGCGATCAGTGTCAGCTCAGGTGCGGTTGCCTCATGTGAGAGACTCGCGACGGTCAGCATTGACGGGACGTTTCGGTATCAACGCTCGATCACGTGCGTTTGATCCACCGCGAGGGGGCCGAGCTCAACACGTTCGCCATCGGGCCACTGGACAGTCACGTTTTTCACGTTGTCGGACTCACCGAGACCAAACGTCAGTGGCAATTCGACTTGGGAGAGGTAACTGCGTGTCGGCATGACTTGCTTTGACAGCACCTCATCTCCCACCGCGACTTCCACCCAGGCACCGATAGCGTCGCGGTTGCAAAGCTTTGCATCACCTACCAGTTTAATCCGCAACCA
This genomic window from Allorhodopirellula heiligendammensis contains:
- a CDS encoding DUF1552 domain-containing protein — its product is MPTSRRRFLQQTGISAAAAHFAMNLPSLAWGAESTNRQRLVFVFSPNGVIPDHFWPTVDKKENEGELEFKRILKPLEPFRDQTVTMHGLCNQIQGDGDGHMRGIGCLLTGVELFPGDIQGGSDTPAGWSQGISIDQFLKNQLQADAKTRTRFGSLEFGVMVPDRADTWTRMSYSGPNQPVAPIDDPYKMFDKLYGQAKNRELLASVLDDLTDDFRTLEKMVSVEDRQLLQQHQALVRKVEKDLQVELAAKSDAIGHAVPELPPNVEDQNDNMPQITRMQIELLVNSFAADFARIATFQITNSVGSAKMRWLDIDEGHHALSHEPDSNEDSYEKLIKINTWYCEQVAHLAKRLQETPEPGGEGSMLDHTTIVWTNELGKGNSHTRNNIPFVLVGGGLGIRGNRAIDFKKTSHNRFLMTLAERMGFPQPSFGNPDFCGDGVLTGV